A region from the Paraurantiacibacter namhicola genome encodes:
- the pgeF gene encoding peptidoglycan editing factor PgeF, with product MATEAPPHLRAPALGPVPHGFFGSEGGVSAGEVAGLNVGYGAEDDPACVATNRRLAADAVLPGAQVVAVYQVHSPDVVSVPAPWGDDARPEADALVTSVPGLLLGIVTADCAPVLLADTSAGVVGAAHAGWRGAHSGVLENTLAAMEELGAARGNIAAAIGPCIAQASYEVDAGFRAQFSDADAHHFAAGREGHWQFDLPGYVAARLEAAGVGHVEDTARDTYPPGSGYFSFRRATHRAEATYGRQFSLIGLPQD from the coding sequence CCCGCACGGCTTCTTCGGCAGCGAGGGCGGCGTTTCGGCGGGCGAAGTCGCCGGGCTGAACGTCGGCTACGGGGCGGAAGACGATCCGGCCTGCGTGGCGACCAATCGCCGCCTCGCCGCCGATGCCGTGCTGCCGGGCGCACAGGTGGTGGCCGTCTACCAGGTGCATTCGCCCGATGTGGTGAGCGTGCCTGCGCCATGGGGCGATGACGCCCGGCCCGAGGCGGATGCGTTGGTCACATCCGTGCCCGGCCTGCTGCTGGGCATCGTTACTGCCGATTGCGCGCCTGTGCTGCTGGCGGACACATCCGCCGGTGTCGTGGGTGCGGCCCATGCAGGCTGGCGCGGCGCGCATTCCGGCGTGCTGGAAAACACGCTCGCGGCGATGGAGGAGCTGGGCGCCGCGCGCGGGAACATCGCCGCCGCCATCGGCCCCTGCATCGCGCAGGCAAGCTACGAGGTGGACGCGGGCTTCCGCGCGCAGTTCTCCGATGCGGACGCGCACCATTTCGCCGCCGGGCGCGAGGGGCACTGGCAGTTCGACCTGCCCGGCTATGTCGCCGCGCGGCTGGAGGCGGCAGGCGTGGGTCATGTGGAGGACACGGCGCGGGATACCTACCCTCCAGGCAGCGGCTATTTCTCCTTCCGCCGGGCGACGCACCGCGCCGAGGCGACCTATGGGCGGCAGTTCTCGCTGATCGGCCTGCCGCAG